Proteins from one Malaya genurostris strain Urasoe2022 chromosome 2, Malgen_1.1, whole genome shotgun sequence genomic window:
- the LOC131428870 gene encoding uncharacterized protein LOC131428870 — MIECDNATNFKAAKRELDELAKLFASQQHQELVTRSCSMEGITFKFIPPRSPNFGGLWEAAVKSMKKHLLSTIGNVILYQDEFHTLLTQIENCLNSRPLTQLNSDPNDLEVLTPGHFLVHRPLVAIPEPSLEGVPSNRLDRWQQTQEYVSRIWKQWQSEYLSGLQPRTQWTQQRNNVSVGTMVLLKEDNLPPLKWRFGRVVQVF, encoded by the coding sequence ATGATTGAATGTGATAATGCGACTAATTTCAAAGCGGCCAAACGAGAGTTGGATGAACTTGCTAAATTATTTGCCTCTCAACAACATCAAGAACTAGTAACTCGTAGTTGTTCGATGGAAGgaattacatttaaatttattccTCCTAGATCCCCCAATTTTGGTGGACTCTGGGAGGCAGCCGTCAAATCAATGAAGAAACATCTACTTAGTACAATCGGAAATGTTATTTTATACCAAGATGAATTTCATACGTTACTCACCCAAATTGAAAACTGCCTCAACTCACGTCCACTCACGCAACTTAACTCAGACCCCAACGACCTGGAAGTACTAACTCCGGGCCACTTTCTGGTGCACCGACCGCTAGTTGCTATTCCAGAGCCGAGTCTCGAAGGCGTACCATCCAACCGATTAGATCGATGGCAGCAAACACAGGAATACGTCAGTCGAATTTGGAAGCAGTGGCAATCGGAATACCTATCTGGACTGCAACCTCGTACCCAATGGACTCAACAACGAAATAATGTTTCTGTGGGAACCATGGTCTTGCTGAAGGAGGACAATCTCCCGCCACTGAAATGGAGATTTGGACGCGTGGTTCAAGTTTTTTAG
- the LOC131428868 gene encoding uncharacterized protein LOC131428868 encodes MTVRDSDDLHKVDDEQTQVNRVSSNKITTELPSQTVDGVQIDWPSEIVLADPSFNQRGPIDLIFGVESFYDILREGQIKTYPNKPVLQNTALGWVVSGRACLAALSSTVNLAHICATSSIEEPLSRFWEIESCQIKSNLSVEESACEEHFAKTTTWDPSDRFVVALPKRNSMISRLAYSAFINEYAYLGHMKLIDDSAEAELNSPTYYLPHHCVVRPDSITTKLRVVFDASCATDTGVSLNDSLLVGPLVQDDLFAIVLRFRLSQFAIISDIEKMYRQILVCDADQPLQRILWRDSPMQPIRSYQLTTVTYGTSSAPYLATKTLQKLAEISSEGFPAAANAIRRDFYMDDMLTGVDSVEEGHELYEQLTQVMQSAGFQLRKWASNDPAILEVIPPYLETNGQSSISTYQ; translated from the exons ATGACCGTACGAGACTCGGATGACCTTCACAAGGTCGATGACGAGCAAACACAAGTCAATCGAGTTAGCAGTAACAA GATTACAACGGAACTACCTTCTCAAACAGTTGATGGAGTTCAAATTGATTGGCCTTCAGAAATCGTACTGGCCGATCCTTCATTCAATCAGCGCGGTCCTATTGACCTGATATTCGGAGTGGAGAGCTTTTATGATATTTTGCGGGAAGGGCAAATAAAAACCTACCCGAACAAACCAGTGTTGCAGAACACCGCTCTAGGATGGGTGGTATCGGGAAGAGCTTGCCTAGCTGCTTTATCATCGACTGTTAACCTTGCGCATATTTGTGCAACATCGTCCATAGAAGAACCATTATCTCGTTTTTGGGAGATTGAATCTTGCCAAATAAAGAGCAATCTATCAGTAGAGGAGTCCGCGTGTGAGGAACATTTCGCTAAAACCACTACATGGGATCCTTCCGACCGATTCGTCGTAGCATTGCCAAAGCGAAACTCGATGATTTCAAGATTAG CCTATTCAGCCTTCATCAACGAGTACGCCTATCTCGGACACATGAAACTGATTGATGACTCTGCTGAAGCTGAATTGAATTCCCCAACCTATTATTTACCTCATCATTGCGTCGTTCGACCAGATAGTATCACCACGAAACTTCGCGTTGTCTTCGATGCTTCATGCGCTACGGACACAGGAGTGTCTTTAAATGACTCACTGTTGGTGGGTCCACTCGTGCAAGATGACCTGTTCGCAATTGTATTAAGATTTCGTCTGTCTCAATTTGCTATCATCTCTGACATTGAGAAGATGTACCGTCAAATTCTCGTTTGTGATGCTGATCAACCACTGCAGCGAATTTTATGGAGAGACTCCCCTATGCAACCTATTCGCAGCTACCAGCTCACAACCGTTACTTACGGTACCTCATCAGCACCTTATCTTGCGACAAAGACCCTTCAAAAACTAGCAGAAATTAGCTCGGAAGGTTTTCCCGCTGCAGCAAATGCCATTAGACGTGACTTCTACATGGACGACATGCTCACTGGTGTCGATAGCGTAGAAGAAGGTCATGAACTTTACGAACAGTTAACACAAGTAATGCAATCTGCAGGTTTTCAACTCCGTAAATGGGCCTCAAATGATCCCGCAATTCTCGAGGTCATTCCGCCTTACTTAGAGACGAACGGACAGTCTTCGATTTCCACTTACCAGTAG